The following proteins are encoded in a genomic region of Streptomyces collinus Tu 365:
- a CDS encoding metal-dependent hydrolase, with the protein MSNKQARPVESERIPLKARNVSFSWQDTPLHWVPGDPFTTHTINVLHLLLPAGERWFVHVYKQVLPLIRDERLRADVLGFIGQEAMHSQAHDEVLPHLREQGLDPTPYTAQVDWFFEKLLGDRTLPPGRARRWWLLERVALIAAIEHYTAFLGDWVLNATELDRRGADPTMLDLLRWHGAEEVEHRSVAFDLFLHVDGDYGRRVRTWAAAFSALVFLWQRGIRFFMANDPATTGQKPSLAGFHRRGRQGTLPATGDMLRSIPRYLSRGYHPSHECSTAQAVAYLAASPAALAAEKAQRAAEGAA; encoded by the coding sequence ATGTCCAATAAGCAGGCCCGGCCGGTGGAGTCCGAGCGCATCCCGCTCAAGGCCCGCAACGTGTCCTTCTCCTGGCAGGACACCCCGCTGCACTGGGTGCCCGGCGACCCGTTCACCACGCACACCATCAACGTGCTGCACCTGCTGCTGCCCGCCGGTGAGCGGTGGTTCGTGCATGTGTACAAGCAGGTGCTGCCGCTCATCCGGGACGAGCGCCTGCGTGCGGACGTCCTCGGGTTCATCGGGCAGGAGGCCATGCACTCCCAGGCGCACGACGAGGTCCTGCCGCACCTGAGGGAGCAGGGGCTCGACCCGACGCCGTACACCGCGCAGGTCGACTGGTTCTTCGAGAAGCTGCTCGGCGACCGCACCCTGCCGCCGGGCCGGGCCCGCCGCTGGTGGCTGCTGGAGCGGGTGGCGCTCATCGCGGCCATCGAGCACTACACCGCCTTCCTCGGCGACTGGGTGCTCAACGCGACCGAGCTGGACCGGCGCGGGGCCGACCCGACCATGCTGGACCTGCTGCGCTGGCACGGCGCCGAGGAGGTCGAGCACCGCTCGGTCGCCTTCGACCTGTTCCTGCACGTCGACGGCGACTACGGGCGCCGGGTGCGCACGTGGGCCGCGGCGTTCTCGGCGCTGGTGTTCCTGTGGCAGCGCGGCATCCGCTTCTTCATGGCGAACGACCCGGCCACGACCGGACAGAAGCCGTCCCTGGCCGGCTTCCACCGGCGCGGCCGGCAGGGCACCCTGCCCGCCACCGGGGACATGCTGAGGTCCATCCCGCGCTACCTCAGCCGCGGTTACCACCCCTCCCACGAGTGCTCGACCGCCCAGGCCGTCGCCTATCTGGCCGCCTCCCCCGCAGCACTGGCCGCGGAGAAGGCGCAGCGGGCCGCCGAGGGGGCCGCGTGA